From the Amia ocellicauda isolate fAmiCal2 chromosome 12, fAmiCal2.hap1, whole genome shotgun sequence genome, the window CTTTCACATCACCAGCCTCTCGCCCCAAAACCCTGAGTGTCCTTCTTTTTAAACtataattaaagaaaacaagacAGGTGCCCAATCGAGACAATCTGCAAGTGATCAATCCTTCAATGTAAGTGTCTCAATTTAAGTGTTTACAAATCAAATTTGCACATGAGAAACACAAACCACACATATACTTTGTGACAATACATTACCAAAACATTAACCGTGACAAGCACTGAATGTGAGAGTAAATCACTctatctctttctccctctgccGCTCTCTCCAGATCGCGTGTCGAAGCCTGTAGTGACCCTCTCTGCGAAGGGCAGCCCTCCTGACACACTTTGTACCCTGCAGTGCTCTGTGGAGAACGATGCAGAGGTGACCCTGTACTGGCACAGCCTGGGGGACACAGTGTCCAGCACCTCCTCCTCTGACCTCAACTCCACCCTGACACTTCACCTGGGAGTCAAGATACTCTCTGACTCTTACAGCTGTGTGGCCTCCAATCCTGTCAACCTGTGGATCGCCAGCGCTGATACTGAGGATCTCTGCCTTGGTGAGTCACTGCACTAAGTATAAACAGATGTATTTTGGAAATATATCCTTAAGCAAATTTATGTATTCAtcacacatttttaatatttaatatttttaatataagggtgccaaggtgatgctgaattaatttaatttcctgtAAGGTCCAGTCAGCCAGTCTGTTGTGTGTCTGTTATCTGTCTCCCTCTTGCTCTGTCTTTTACAGATAAACCAGACTTCCTCAGTCCTGGGGAGAAGGCAGCTATTGGGATTGCAGTGATTATAATTCTCATGGGGATTGTGATTGTGATTTTACTTTACATTAGGAAGAAACCAATGGGTATGTATTtccctgcctgtctgcctgcctgcctgcctgcctgcctttttGTCTATGTCCAGCTCACACTCCTATCTGCCCATGTGagaggccggtgacaacagccCGGACATCTATGGTAGGGCTATAGAGCGCATCACTTTAGAAATTGTGCTGTAGGCCAAGTCTGCTCCAGTTGTTTACTGTGACTTGGCCTGGCTTTGGCTAATGCAGGAATGGGAATGGATATCTCTCTAGCTTTCATGCTTGTTGATGTTTGACAGTTTTAAACTTCACAAGTTCCAAAAGTTTgacacaaaaaatgtaatattttcaaatctaaTTAAAGCCTAATGATTCTACTGAATTTAGCCACTGTTGTAGAGGTGTGATGATTGCCCATTAAGTTAGCAGGCCTGGACTCCAGTACCGCAGCCCTTGGGCACAGGGTGACACACACTGGAGCCCTGCTGCCAATTGCTGGCACTGACACTGAGTCCCACACTGACTCAGTGTGGACAGGCTGCCCAGACTGTGGACAGactgcaagtgtgtgtgtgttacatctTGTGATGCTTAACATTGTGATTCAGATCTTCAGCACATTATATTATCATTGTTTTGCAGGCGGGTGAGTGTTTCAgtctttatattttaaatgataatctGTTAAAGCAGTTTCTCTGGCATTTGCAGTTCTCATTAAAGATGTGGGGGAGTCTGTCACCTTTAAAACTCCACTGAAGAATGGGGTCTTGACATGTCAAGGAGAGGAGATTGCAGAGGTATCCAATGGGGTGTGTACATGCACCAGTAAGCGATTCATAGGCAGAGTGGAGTGGAGGGACAACAACTTTCACATCAGTGACTTAACCTGTGCTGACAGTGGAATGTATAGAGTGGAGGCTGAGGACGGACCGAGGAGGGTCACTGAATTTCAACTCATTATGCGTGGTAAGTGactaatttgtttaaaatggtGAACTTTCAGCTTTCTTACAGAGGACAGCAGGTTCCTCAAGGacttctctgtactttgctccacTCATTTTCCCTATCCTGACAAGTACCCCACTCCACTGATGAGAAACATCCTCATAACATGATACTTCACAGCAGCGATGGTGTTGTTTGGGTGATGCACtgggttgggtttgtgccaaacaACACTTTGTGTTTAGGGCAAAAAgttaattttttgtttgtgtcagatcaaaaaaaaaaaaaaaaaaatgtgccccTTGTGTACAGAATCTCCTGAGAAACAGAATTCAAgttgggctttcttgagtaacACACAAGCAAggtttgtggagtgcttgggatattggtgtcacatgcacactttgaccagtctttgAAAGTCTgtacctcttggtagcctctctaaACAGTCTCTTTTTgctcatccagtttggagggacagtctgatctaggcagggtcttggtcgTAACAAATACCTTCCACCTCTTCATTTTCATATTGACCGtactccaagggatattcaaggcctgtGATATCCCCTGATATGTTCCTTTCAATAACTTTGCCtcagagttcttttgaaagctccttggtgctcatggttgagtctttgttttgaaatgcacaacccagcagagggaacctacaggaactgctgaatttatcctgaaatcatgagaatcattacaatttaacacagctCAACTAGGATTGGCATTACAGTGGTGGTGGAGtgtcaatttaatttttttttttctacaaactTCTAGAATATTGTAACGAGCGGGGgtctcttttatttatttttaaaggatgGACTGCAGACAACACAGAACTAGGGATCCCTATTGGCTGGAACCCACgccaaaataacagaaataaccCCCTCTAACTCACAGATTGCGGTGACACTCGCACACAGCATCCGCTCACTCTTGCTGCTCTGCGCAAACTCACTCCTCAGTCAAGATCAAGGCTGACAGTTACTTCCCTCAAAATTCCCCTActggtgggaaaaaaaaaaaaaaacattttcaactgTTTTTCCACCATAACTAAATGTGAATAAACAATACACAATTTTTTTTCAGACTAATGTTAGGTATACCTTGCACGGATACAATGTGAGAATAAATGCAGTTGCCAATGAAAAATGATTAAATAGATGTAAATCTTAACAGGGCTTTACAAACTTAGGCTTCCACAAATAGAGCATCCAGACCGTCCTGTCCTTGCTGATATTGTACATGTTGCTGTTCAACTTCTGCAGCATCTGTGGAGTTGGCTGAACGCTCCTGCAGTCCTGTCCCTTTCAGCAGGCTTTCCAAAGTTTTGGACTTTAGTCTGTTTcatagttttgttttcatcagtgtgacagtgctgaaaGTTTGTTATCATGGTGAGGGCAAGCTCATTACCATACTGCTTGTTCCCTGCAGCGTCCCAGTCTTCGTACACCTCAAACCAGAAGGATGACTAATCAGCTGTTTTGTTCCAGGCCTTGTTGGTTAAATTGGACCACTGTTGTTCAGTTCCTCCTGTGTCTTGGCATACCAACTAGAATTCCTTCGCAATAGCTGTGATGGGTCTCTTAATTTGAGATAATGCCTCTTTTGGGTGCAGCATGTCCAGTTTTGCCAATATGTTGATGTTAGGTGGCAGTCGAGCCTTCAGTTGATGTGCCATCTGCAGCAGCATCCCCTTGCACTTCGCCTTCACTGACTCTACAGCCACTTTGTCTTTAAGACTGTCTGCATAGGAAGTGAAATCATAACCCTCATCATAACATACTactagaaagaatgaaaaatatgaataaaatattccAGAAATCCCCCATTTCAATCTGAATCCCCCCCATCTGAAAATTATTTTCCCCCATACAATCCCCCATGAAACCTTTCCCCTTATTGGTCCCCCATGGCTTTGATTTTCCCCCACAAATGGGAGATTTTCCCGCAATCTGGCGACCCTGGTCAAGATCCCCTCCTCTCAGTTCCCCGTCAGACACACCCCCCGCACACACTCACCACTGTCAAACTAGCCTGACCAAGCACAACCTAGACACGGTTAAGGGAGAACTAATTAGGTAACTATATAtaatcccccaccccccccccccccccaggcatGGGCCCTGCTCAGTTCCCCTGCTTTGGTCAGGTCGCTACAATATTTtcttcacttggaagttgtggggtaggaggTGTAGATAAAAAAAGCAACAATGCATTTTgattccaggctataaggcaCAAAAGGAGAACACCTTGAAAGTGGGCGAGGACTTTCTATATACACTGTACATATGCGTGCTTTCTGTGTTAAtgtcttttgttatttttaaaaacagtaaTCAGTAATCAAACTGCTTCTCTTGTATTTGCAGTTCTCTTTAAGAATGTGGGGGAATCTGTCACTTTCAGAGCCCCAATCCAGAATGGGCTCTTGACATTTCAAGGAGAGAGCATTGCAGAGCTGTCCAGTGGCATCTGCACTGTCAAAAATGAGCGATTCACAGGCAGGGTGCAGTGGAGCGACAGCAATGTTCACATCAGCAACTTAACCTTAGAAGACAGTGGTATCTTTAAAGTACAAGATCATGACTGCAAGGACAAGGTCATGGAATTTCACCTCATTATTATGCATGGTAAGTGACGCTAATTTGTTTATGCATATTAGACAGTGTGTCAATGCAGTGCTAATGTACagtatgtacatttgttttagttaactgttctctgtctctgtgttcagTGCTATTACCCCTctgtcagtgtgttcagtgtctcacagtcttactgtgctatggtactgtgctatagttcccACCCTGATAACTAGAAGATCAGGGTCTGTAATAACTAGTTTTCACCAGGGATTTCGGCTCAATACATCATACAAGCCCcctttatattaaacattacatatgcattcaTTTTGCACGGTTTAGCCAATAATGGTCTTCCTGGCCAGTTATCAGGCAGAAACAGAGCTTCCACTCATCCTGGGACAGACATGCAGGCCCTGTTATCTCTCTcacctgtctggtctgcataaaaatgCCGtattttgtaacttctctaagactgttcttgagatcacCTCTTGAACACCTCTTCTGTAAGGCCGATCATAATAAACTCCTCTTGATTGAAAATGAATCTCTCTCGATTATTTGGAATCTTCACCTGTGTTTCTTCTTCCCCTCTCTTCTGCAGGTGTGTCTAGAGGTGAGTAGTGTGGGTGTgggtctctctcttttcctgttAGTGTTCAGTGCTGATAtctcctctgtctctgtctctctctccctctctctctttctgtctgctcCTCTCCTGAAATTCTGCTACCTGCTCTCTCACAGTATACTGTAATGTTGTGTTCAGTACTGTTATCtcccttttttctttccctctttcATTTGTGCAAGTAGTACTTTGTGATGTGTTTTGTAGTACTATGACTCCAGAGAGCAATCCATGATGGTCTGTTTTCCTTTGTTATAGTTGTGCCAAAGACTGAGGGGGCGTCTGTAACTCTTGAAACCTCAGGAGCAAAAAGTATCTTGGCATGGAGAGGAGCCACTATAGCAGAGGTGTCCAATCAGATTTGTACTGTGCACAGAGAGCAATTCAGAGACAGAGTAGAGTGGAAAGATGACAAATTTCACATCACCAGTTTAACCTCAAATGACACTGGGGACTACAAAGTAAAAGAGAAGGAGGGACAGAAGACCGTGACGGAATTATACCTGGAAGTGCGTGGTAAGTTACACTATTGCATACACTGGCAATACTGGACACTTGAGCTCAAAAGTGATAGCAATGCATCTCTGTGACTgcagtgttaatggactgtagacagtgtgtctgtgttgatgcagtggtgtgtcagtgttgatagtgtgtcagtgcagtgttgaTGGACTGTAAAGAGTGTCTCAGTATTAATAGACTGTAGACAGTGTGTCTGACTgtagacagtgtgtcagtgcagtgttgaTGGACTGTAAAGAGTGTCTCAGTATTAATAGACTGTAGACAGTGTGTCTGACTgtagacagtgtgtcagtgcagtgttgaTGGACTGTAAAGAGTGTCTCAGTATTAATAGACTGTAGACAGTGTGTCTGACTgtagacagtgtgtcagtgcagtgttgaTGGACTGTAGACAGTGTGTCAGTACACTGTTGATGGACTgtagacagtgtgtcagtgcagtgttgaTGGACTGTAGACAGCGTGTCAGTGTTGATGGACTGTAGACAGTGTATCAGTGGTAATTGACTGTAGACaatgtgtcagtgctgtgtcgATGGACTgtagacagtgtgtcagtgcagtgttgaTGGACGGtaggcagtgtgtcagtgttgatGGACTGTAGACAGTGTAtcagtgttaatggactgtagacagtgtctcagtgttaatggactgtagacagtgtctcagtgttaatGGACAATGAGAATCAGAGGTAAGTAAGCCCTTGAGCgaaatcattttaatgtagGGTTTCCATATTTTCAGTATGATAAATATGGACATTTCGTTTTTAATAGTGAAACTGACAGTAACAGATCTGAAACCATTTTTATAAGTGTTTCTTAACCTGTTTCTTCTTCCCCTCTTTTGTTCAGGTGGGTCTAGAGGTGAGTAATGTGGGTGTGGTTGTCTCTCCTGTTTGTGCTCAGTGCTgatatcctctctctctctctctctctctctctctctctctctctctctctctccccactgcCTATCTCTCTCTAACCATCACACAGTATCCTGCAATGGTGTGTGTTCAATTCAGTTATCTCCTATGTATTACATGCtgatatttttctttaatattgtGATTTTTTATTCCTTTATATTGTGTATTGTCTTTTGATTAATTCTAGTCTGTTTTGGTCATAACTACAGATCAGTTGTTTAAGACTGTGGGGGAGTCTGTCACTCTAAACTCCCCCATGCAGAATGGGGTCTTGACATGGAAAGAAGAGGATATTGCTGAGGTGTCCAGTGGGGTGTGTACTCTCAGCAGTGAGCGATTCACCAGCAGAGTGGAGTGGAGGGACAGCAAATTTCACATCAAGGACTTGACCTGCGAAGACAGTGGGTTCTATACAGTAAAGGATAAGGACAAACAGAAGGAAGTACAAAGAGTTgatctgtgtgtgttgggtgagTGACACTGTATCATCCACTGTCATGACTGCCTGTGGGGTTCAGTGTGTCGGGGCAGTGTGACTGTATTATTCCACGGGGCAAACATTCTCAGTCTGTTTCTCTCACATTTACAGCTATCCTGAGTAATACTATGGGAGAGTCTATCACCCTGAAAGCCTCAGTACAGAATGGAGTCTTGAGATGGAAGGGACAGGTTATTGCGGTGGTGTCCAATGGAGACTGTATTgtctacagtgaccgattcaagAACAAACTGGAGTGGAAGAACAGCAGATTTCACATCAACAACTTAAACTTAGATGACACTGGagtgtatacagtatatgacaATGAGCAGAGCACAGTCACAGGAATCCTGCTGAAACTTGGTAAGTGATTGTAGTGCATTCAGTCATTACTGGAAagtgttaatggactgtacacattcattatatatattatgatctaacatatttaaaaagcacGGATGTGTATTTCACGTGACAGGCTCAATACATTTCCATTGGACTTTGTTAACTCAGGCTCAGTTGCTTATCAGTGCATCTTCTACTCCATTCCCCTGTATACCTCCCCTCTGTCTGCTCCCTGTTGGTGTGTGGTCAGTGCTGTTATTTCCTCTCTCTATTTGTCTTCTATCCTGTTGTGTGTATCATTGTTTTTATATGGATTTCCAAGTAACACAACATTTCTGATTTTCCTTCTGCTTGCAGATTCAAATAAAGGTGAGTGAGTGATGGAGTGTGCGGTGCATATCAGAGTGATGATGTGTCCCAGTGCATGATGGGATAGCAGCACTGACTGTGAGGAGAGGGACAGTGCACTGGGACACAGAGACTGGACTCCTTCACATCACAGCCCTGTTGAGTCTTCTCTCTTGCAGTGGGGATAATATGTTATTtatgtaatatattaattatataatcagccataacattatgtccacctgcctaatattgtgtaggtccccattttactgccaaaacagccctgacctgtcaaggcatggactccactagacctctgaaggtgtgctgtggtatctggcaccaagacgttagcagcagatcctttaagtcctgtaagctacgaggtggggcctccatagaTCGGACTTGttagtccagcacatcccacagatgctcgattggattgagatctggggaatttggaggccaagtcaacaccttgaactcgtgattcatcagaccaggccacctttatccattgctccgtggtccagttccgatgctcacgtgcccattgtaggcacttttggcagtggacaggggtcagcatgggtaccctgactggtctgcggctacgcagccccatacgcaacaaactgcgatgcactgtgtgttctgacacctttctatcagaaccagcattcactttttcagcaatttgagctacagtagctcgtctgttggatcagaccacacgggccagccttcgctccccacgtgcatcaatgagccttggccgcccatgaccctgtcgccggttcaccgcttttccttccttggaccacttttgataggtactgaccactgcagaccaggaacaccccacaagagctgcagttttggagatggtctgacccagtcgtctagccatcacaatgcggtccttgtcaaagtcgctcagatcgtTACACTTgcctatttttcctgcttctaaaacatcaactttgaggacaaaatgttcacttgctgcctaatatatcccacccactgacaggtgccatgataacgagaatatcagtgttattcacttcacacaTCTCTGGTCGGTGTCATTAGAAGCTGTATTGAAAtactctgtatttattttttatttttttgtcatttagctgacactcttttccagggcaacttacatttgtatccatttatacagctgggcattttactggagcaatctaagtgaagtgccttgctcaagtgtacaacagcactgcaccacccgggatttgaaccttccagtcatgagtccagcaccctaaccactactccacagtgctgtctTTGCAGAGAACCCTAAGTAACATTTATTTCTCTCCATTCCCTTTGTTTTGCAGATCATGTATTAGGTGAGTACTGTTTCCCAGTTTGTACACTGGGCTAAATCCCCTTCATAATCTGTGCCACATCTCACTGTACAACATTGTTCAGAAAGGTTGTTTACAGAGATACATattacaaagtaaaaaaaaaatctctttccCTCTTTTCTGCAGATCGTGTTATAGGTGAGTGCTGTTGTGTGCGGTGTTGTGTCAGAGGGCTGTTGTGTCCACTGTGTGTCACAGTGCTGATATTCACAAGGCCATTTTTGCTGTGGATGTTAATTAAGAAGGATCCAATCATAACACTTATTATAATATTCTAATCTAACGTTCCTGGATTAGAGAGTTCAGTGCTCCATATCTGTGTAAGAGTAGTGCAATGTGTTATGGTGTATTAAAGAGGGTGAGAGCACTTGAGTGGAGAGTTACTAAACTGCATGAATTCAACACAATAGGGGTGAAGAGACTCTGATAGAATCTGGATGCTGGAACACTGAAATAGATTTTTTAAACCCACTCTGGCAACTGTTTTAAACTTGTAAACTTGGTAGATTTCACACTATTCATATTCAGCTTTTTAATAATAGTTTTGGCCTATATTCACAAGTCATTTTGTTACTTTAAATAGCAGAATACTGctactaataatacaaataattattattatgaataataatgataatatgaaAAGTTGTATACAGCAAACAATCAGTTGTTTATCAGTCCTGTTACATAGAGGCTCACACAGGCAAGGTAGCACATGGCTGAGATATAAGTCACTGTGTTCAGTGCTCCTGGACAGCAGTGCTCAGAATCTGTGGGTGCTGTATTGCAATACTCTTTGTTAAATGaacttgtattttttcccctctcttttTGCATATTTTTGTAAGGGTGAGTATTGCTGTTTTCAGTGTGTCCACTCAGCCCTGCCCCTTAGTCAGTGTGTCCGCTCAGCCCTGCCCCCTCAGTCAGTGTGTCCACTCAGCCCTGCCCCCTAAAGTAGTGTGTCCACTCAGCGCTGCCTCTGTGTCGGGACAGCACCTTCATACAGtctcacagcacagagcactcagTCCACTATCAGCTCTGTGACACACAGCCTTacaacagtgagagacacacaACCCTAGGTGTGATACAGGCACAGTGTCAGTGTCATAGTGGACAGAGTGGTTGTGGTGTGTTGAGAGCTATATTTTCATTCCATTTGTTTaagtaacaaaaacattttatctcccttttatcttttttttatctttttgcaGATCCTTTTAAGGGTATGTACTGTGTGCAATGAGTTTATATTAAATATGGAGCATCAGCCATCAGGTATTCTGTATTCTTAGCCATGAGAGACACACAGTATAGTTGAATCA encodes:
- the LOC136764005 gene encoding SLAM family member 8, with translation MRPLLSVIVVSLAVLCPCPVQSDMLLKVTVGGSVTFPAPVVQEGFLNYGDDGKIARMSYREITGVYVERFKGRVLCDNSTRFFHIRNLSTQDTGKYTVEDIRGGSDSITVFQLTVYNRVSKPVVTLSAKGSPPDTLCTLQCSVENDAEVTLYWHSLGDTVSSTSSSDLNSTLTLHLGVKILSDSYSCVASNPVNLWIASADTEDLCLDKPDFLSPGEKAAIGIAVIIILMGIVIVILLYIRKKPMVLIKDVGESVTFKTPLKNGVLTCQGEEIAEVSNGVCTCTSKRFIGRVEWRDNNFHISDLTCADSGMYRVEAEDGPRRVTEFQLIMRVLFKNVGESVTFRAPIQNGLLTFQGESIAELSSGICTVKNERFTGRVQWSDSNVHISNLTLEDSGIFKVQDHDCKDKVMEFHLIIMHGK